tattatataaggTTGTTTTCATTGGAGGACGTACTCAAACTGGTTCAGTGAAATCTGATGAAGGGGAACGCCACCCTTACTCTATAATCGACTGTGAACCAAAGCGTGAAGCTATTTTACCATCAGTTGTATACATACAGAAAATTTTGCGGAGGAAAGCCTTCCTTATTAAGAACCTTGAGAATGTTACACGGAGATTCTTACAGTCACTGGAGCTTTTTGAGGAGaatgagaggaagaagcttgCAATATTCACAGCACTTGCATTTTCACAGAAGCTCTCAGGATTACCTGCAGAGACTGTCTTCCAGCCATTGCTTAAGGATACTCTTGTTGCCAAAGGGATAGTTCTCAATTTTGTAACAGACTTCTTCAATGAATATTTGGTTGAGAACAGTCTTGATGACTTGATTTCTATTCTGAGGCGTGGCAAGATGGATGACAAACTCTTGGAGTTCCTGCCACCCACAAAGCGGACTACAGAAAGTTTTGCCGAGCATTTCACGtgagttttaatttcttgaaGTTTGCTGCATTCAATAGTATAATGttggttctttttttacttgttgTAGTTTCCTTGCTCTTCTGTTTACCTGCGTTTCTCTAAATTTTAGTCGCTTAATACTGATATGATTGCCATTTCTCATTGATAAGATTAAATTAGTGAAAATGCTTCTATATAGGTTAACTTTTGTCACTAGTTTGTTGTGTTCAACAATTCTCAGTTACTTCTGATTCTGTATTCGATTATCACTTGTCTTTTATCTCTGCTTTCTTATTGTATATGTAAAATTGATATATCTGCTATACTTTTCCTTCTGATTTTAAGTAAGGCAGGATTGACAGCTCTGGTAGAGTACAATGAAAGGAAAATATTTGAGGTGAAGCTGAAGGAAATCAAAGCGGTCCTTACGAGCCAAGTGACAGAGGAAATAAACGTAGATGAAGTGACTGAAATGGTGAAGCAACAGGTGAAAGATGCAAAGCTGCCAGAGACTGAGGTTGTGCATGTGATCTGGGATGGGATAATGAATGCTGTTCAATGGTCTGGGAAAAACCAGCAGCAGAATTCGAATGCTGTATTACGCCAAGTGAgttgattttctattttattttgaagcaagattatgttgttttgttcaaaGCTAAGCTAAGCTAGCCGCTGTTTTGTGGTAGGTGAAAACATGGGCACCCCTTCTGAACACGCTGTGTAGCACCGGGAACATGGAGATGGAACTGATGTATAAAGTACAGATGCAATGCTATGAGGATGCAAAGCTGATGAAAGTGTTTCCTGAGGTAGTGAGATCTCTGTATGAACTGGATGTGCTTGCGGAAGACACCATTCTGCACTGGTATCGCAAAGGGACCAACCCTAAGGGCAGGTACTATTTTCGAgtttttcacaaaaacaagGTTAATAATAGTATTCTCTTAGTaacatatatgtaataatGGTTTGTGTTGGTTTTGCATTGCAGGCAAACGTTTGTGAAGGGATTGGAACCGTTTGTGAATTGGCTCGAAGAGGCCGAAGAAGAGGAGTGAGTGAGACGCTCtgcttcttgttttctctttttactctcttctaataaaagaaagacaatATTTTACTTCTCTTAACGCAAAATTCAGATGCTCTACATTGTTGGTGACTTGGTGTGATCTCTTTTTTGAATGAATAAGTACTTCTTTAGTTGattatttgttggttttggttaaCCTCTTTGTGAGGTAATACAGGAATGTCATCTTGAAAAATactaaccaaaaaataaaaaatagagaatatAAAACCTTATCCAAAAGTAGGGAGATTGTGTTATTTAAAAGGGAACCACAGAAAAAAATAGGCGAGGAAAGACCATTAAGCCGTTGGCCACACAATCAGATATCATAATGGAAATACACTCCGATGACTACTTCTTCCTTCCTCCTCCCTGCTTCTCCTCCCTCAGCCGCCTTTCTCCGGCGGCGCTTCTTCCGCCACTCCTGGCTTTCCTCTAAGATCCACCACCGTCTTCCCCAAGGTACATTACTACTCTTCTCTATTTCACCTGTCACCACTTCTCTGATCTTTGGATTATTCTGGAATCTTCGTTTTATGTGATCTTGTTACAAAAAGTTTCCATTACGATTCCATGTTTTAACCCTTAAGTTCAAAATTGTGGTACAATTCTATCTCATAGGTGTTTTGAGTTGAATGATACCTTCTGATTTTCTGGAGCCCTATTGATTGTATATCTCCCACTCTACTCTTATCTTACTATGCAACTATCCTGTCTTTCTTTACTTGCTTCAGTTATGAATGATTCCACGAGGACTGAAGTATCCATTGATAAATCAGAAGTAGACAAGCTTGTTGACAAGATTGATTTTGGGGAATTATGCAACGATTTTGAGTGCACAAGTAGTCCGCAGGTGGAATCCACAGCTAGACAACTTGTTCGCGACATTCTTGAAATCAGAGAAGGAAATCGTGCCTTTGCATGCTATGCAGTTTCCGTTAAATATAAGGTACATTTCTCTGTCACATTGTATTTTACAATGTACATTGCTTTTCAGATAGATATGGTTCGTCGAAAATTTGTCACTTGTTAATCCACTTTGCTCAAAATGGGCACTTGAATATATGTGGCTATGTGCTAAAGGGAGTAGTATTTATCTTGCGTTTAGACATGGTCCAGTAAAATTGATTTGCTCGAACATTACAACACTTGTATTCCATTATTTCTCTTGTGATGTTCTGATATTCCTTGGCAGTAAGTAAGTACATCGTGATTGATAGTGATTGCAGGATCCGGTTAGAAGTTTTACAGGTCGTGAGAAGTACAAAAGACCAATGTGGATAACTAGTGGATTAGAGAATCCTACCGTGGTAAGAACTGATCACAACcttttaacatttgttttgcattttctaACCCTTTTGGTTCACAAGTAATGTGATTCCCTTCCCCTTATTTGTAGACGGTACAAGAGATGGTAATGTTATCGACCAGCGTCTTGCGAATTAAATGGACAGTGAaaggaaaaccaaaatctattCTTGCTGCTGTAAGTGGAGATTTGATAGTAAAAGTCAAATCTGAATTTACTCTTAACCAGATTAGTGGGCAAGTGTTTGAGCATGAAGAGTCTTGGGacttatcttcatcatcccCTATTGCTCAAGCCTATTTCTGGACATCCCGCCGCCTCTTTGCTGCTTCTGAATCCGCAAAAGATGTCGCCGATGTCACAAAAGACTTGACCGCCAATTTGACAACTCGAAAAGAGGACACAGATATATATCGCGATCCAACCGATCCAAATAAGGTCAGCTTCATCTAAACACTATTTTATATTGTGTCTATGTAAATTGCagtattgaatatataaactaaGAGAATGTTAGTTGTGGTGATGCAGTTTTTCCAAAGAGACAACAGCTTTGAGAGAGATGTGTATCAAATTGCACTGTTTCTAGCCATTGTCTATTTTGTTGTACAGTTCTTGAAGAACACAATCTAGTTACCTTCTCTCCCATCCTCTATAACAGATATGTAAATGCCTATATATTGTTGTATATgatctgtaaaaaaaaactgaacaagaaaagagatgtgtttgtttgtgttggaAGAAAGACTATCAAAATGATTAAATCTTCTTTAAGCATCCATCACCAAGACAATGCATATTATAACCAGCTGAATGGTTTCTTTGTTACTATGCTAAGGAAGTAAAAGCCATTACGATCAATGGTGACAAAATTGTAAGAAGCTTTGTGATCATCAACAAACGAGGAGCCGATGAGAGATTGTCTGCGCCGACCGAGTAAACACCTCCTGATCCgtcttttattttgatgcTTGATGAACcttaaaacatgaaaagcaTTTGTTTGtatgagaaagaaaggatGCAGAGTTTGCTACTTTTTTGGGTTCTAGAGATACTTACAGTTATGATCTGCCCATCCGATCACCTCGTTATCCAGATCGTATACTACTAACTTGTTCGAGAGCACCAAATCTACAAAAAGATAAGCGAAATGACTATCTTCTAGAGTGAGTGATATGGAAAGAAAGATTTTATTAGAATTTTGAACTTTACCTCCTAAGAGAATGACTTCTGATCTTTCATCTGTTGTCAGTCCACCAGCTTGCCAACCAAAGCAGTACAACTCTTCCTGTTAGCAAAAATAAAGAGGCAATTCCGATCATCGAAACTCGAAACATCCTACTTAGAACATTTCGAAACGTTTTGTTGAAATCTCGAAAGCAAAGTTTCTGTTCTATTGACTTACCTCAAGTGTGAAAAGATAATCATGCGGATAAACGGTTAGTTTGACAGAGTCCTCAAACTCAAAACTTACTGGTGGGAACGCCTCATCCACGCTGCGAGTTTAAGGAGGAAGAGCTTAGCATATATAGGTAATGAATGATGCATAATACTTAAGAAAGGCTTGCTTTATAGGTATCTAAAAGAAGAATGGTTTGGAAATAAACACGGTAGGGAAAGTCTTACTTTGTACTAAAGCTAAAACATTGGAAGGTCTCCTCTACTATGTGAAGTTTTACAGGTTGACGAGCAAGAATCTACACAAGAAAAACTCATGTCAGGATTGTGATTTTCACACAAACTAGAAATAAACATGCACTAATATGAATATGAGCAGAGAAAGTTACCGTTTCTATTAAGGAGTCATAAAGAACCTTTGGAAAGTAAGCCAAAGTTGTACCACTATCAACAATGGTTCCTCCGTTCCTCACAATACTTCGTGGAAGGTCAAGAGAAGTTCCATCCACATCCATTCCCATCAACATTACATTGTAATGCATCCTAAAATCGTTGAGCAACACATGTTAGCGGCCATAAAACAGAAGCTACTCCTACTCTAACTTCTTGATTGAAAAGAATAAATGACTTGAGAAGAGATATTACGTACTGATTAGGTACCATAGGAGTTGTTTTAACTTTTGGAGAATCCACTACACCAACAGCAAAAATCCCACCTCCTTTAACATTATCCAAGCAatgcgaaaaaactcttttCGCATCGCCCGTGGCAGCTAGTTGTGAAAGGACAGAGGTATTTGATTGCCCAAATCCCATAACACCATCAACTGCTGAGTCACCATTCCCAAGTTGTCCAGATTGATCACTTCCACACCTTTCTCAAAGAAAAGCCCTTATGAGAAAAAATACATCACAAACCACAAACGAAAAGATAAGGAAGATATTAAAGCTCACCCGAATACAACTTCTTGACCAAGTGGTCCAGTTTTAAGATCGCCAGTAACTTGTTCAAGTGTTAACATGTCCCTTATAAACTTTCCATCACTTGTGCTTTCGTCCGCATAGACAATGTGATAACTACATCCAAGAGCGGGTTGACAGCTATCCGATTGCGAAATGAAAGAGcaaaaatcatcatcacaacCAACCTTCTTCGAAGTCGAAGAAGCATTCATGTCGAACAACGATAAACGAAACTGCATTGgcgtaaaaaaaacaaagatatgaTCCATCTGTGTTAGCACTAGACAGCAagtaaataagaagaagaaaacattacaTTCAAATTAGTTTTCGTGGGACATTTTGGACACGGCTTGCAATTTATCCAAAGTATATCACTTCCTGTATCAACTTGTACATGATATTCCTTTGGTGGCGACCCTAGCTTGATTTTAGTGAAGTATAAACtataacaaaaccaagaaaatgtAACTTCATTAGTACCTAAACTTAGGTATGTGTCCCAAATGTTACATAAATTATGACGGTACTAAATGATCGCTGCATAATCATTTTCGCTTATTGTCAATTGGTTTTGAGTCGGAAGCTATTTATTCTACGTTAAACTATTGAAAAGAGAgggaaaaagaacaaaacccgACAGAGTCTACGCGGCTGTCTCCGCCAAGAGGGAGATCAATGGAAGCGAGCATCCGAGAGTGGCGGCGCGTGTCATGAGACTTGAAATGCTcgaggttcttcttcttccctgcGAACTTGTGTTGTGCCTTAAACACGAAATTGGCTGATGCAAATTCGATCACAATTACGAAAACTGCAACCACAATGCACAATTTTCTCCTCAGTTCCATCGCCTATAATATGTTAGATATCTCCGGAGGAgaaaaatttgagattttgtttgaattaatGTATTGAATTCTggtgatttctttgtttcataatCAGACAAAGAAacggcaaaagaaaaacacagaaCGCGTTTTCAAAGACGGATTTAGAAAAGTGCCAAATGtgatgtttgaattttttttttttacttttcatttaTTACAAACcaatgcttttgtttttatttcctttaaaCCAATGCTTATATTAGTAAAGAAAATCCATTTTGGGAACAATTGACAAACTTGAAGAATTCAATATTTAAGGAGTTAAGATAAAATGATAGGAATGAAAAGAATGATTGGTGATTAACTGATTATAAACTTAAAACGTAAatgataatttagaaaaactgTTGGgctaaataattttgataagaaaacGGTGATAAATTATAGTATAATGTTTAAAAACTTGGAATAAGTTTTTGTCTTGTAGGTTCAATCCTAATGATTAGTAATGAATTTGATAAGATAAAACTTAGAAGGTAGTTTGGTCGCAACTACTTTCTTCATTATGAATGTTCCGAGCGAATTTGGAAGCTCTCCAAAGCTTGTAGAAGCTCCCAAAGAATTTGAAAGCTATGGACAACTTCTTAAAAAATCCATTAGTTTTTAGTGAAAATCTTTACAAGGAAGTGATATACGGTTTCTTGTATAAATAAGCTctaaaaaactaagaaaaaaaaaagaatttaaccaaaaataaaaaagacagaacatatttttgtaactTGGAAAAGGTAGCAACGGATGATCTAGTCCCAGCCGATAGGTGTGAATTTTTGATGACCATTCACTAAACAAGTAACAAAcgttaaaattttaaaatatgatgaCATCAGCAGACCCAAATTTCCTAAAAGTCCTTGCAACTCTAATAAATTCCTATTTTCTGATTTTCGTTGAAGAACGTAATGTTGAAAATTCAACAAGAATTGAGTACATTGTACTCGTTTGCAACTCATTGTGTGAGGTCTCGAATCCTTTGCtcattttgatttcaaataaAGCTTTCTTTCCCTTAATTCTTAGATTTTGAGATGGGTtggctgaggaagaagaagaagccaaaatcCGATATAGCGTCCGAGAGAGGGGCCAAGTTGTTAGAAGAGCTCATCGAATGTTGCGATGGCAAATCCAATCCCATCAAATTCTTCTCTGCTGATGAGATCCTCAAAGCCACCAACGATTTCAGCGactctaattttgttttacgaTTAGAAGTTCCCTTCAAATGGTATTCTGGTAAGAACGAGAATCATCCCATGATACTAATCAAGAAAGATGTTGGCTGGTGGAGTGGCTTGAGAGTAGATCGTTTGTGCCGCGACATAGCAGTTTCATCGATGGTGAGTGGTCACAAAAACTTCATGAAGTTGGTTGGATGTTGTCTTGAGTTAGATTATCCAGTCATGGTGTATCATAGTGTTAAGAAACATTACAAATTAGAAATAAGTGAACAGCCAtggaaaaagagaatgaagatAGCAGAAGATATCGCTACTGCTTTAGCTTACCTTCACACCGCCTTCCCTAGGCCCTTTGTATATAGGATTTTGTCTCATTGGAATATCTTATTGGATGAAGATGGTGTCGCCAAGCTGACTGATTTCTCTCACTGCGTCTCAATCCCAGAAGGAGAAACATTTGTCCGGGTTGACAGAGACGTGGGATTATATAGTTACTTTGCTGATAATTACGTTAGGAGTGGCCTAGTCTCAGATAAAACAGATGTCTTTGCCTTTGGAATCTTTATGGGTCATAGGCTTCTATTAGGATACGAATACTATTTCGAGCATTAtcgaggagaagaagaagaaagtgaagatgGATTTGACAGTCTGATGAAAAGACATGCTCGGAATTTGCTCTCAACATTAAAGGAAGACAGACCAATGGAAGAGATTGCAGATTCAAAGATGATAGAAAAGATGGGTCAAATTTCAGAACAAGAGCGTTGTCAAATGAAAGCTTTCTTGAAGCTATCACTGAGATGCACCGGCCCTAGTGAAGAAGTTCCAACGATGGTGGAAGTGGCCAAAGAACTAAACAAGATTCAAAGATCTCTTTTTAacgactcttcttctctttcttcaggTCAAACCCAACTCGACTCTGCCCAAGACATTTCTTCCACAGTGGTCCTCTCAAATTAGACACTGCTACCAAGTATTGCCTGCCAGGTATTTCA
This sequence is a window from Arabidopsis thaliana chromosome 1 sequence. Protein-coding genes within it:
- a CDS encoding ARM repeat superfamily protein (ARM repeat superfamily protein; FUNCTIONS IN: binding, translation initiation factor activity; INVOLVED IN: regulation of translational initiation; EXPRESSED IN: 24 plant structures; EXPRESSED DURING: 15 growth stages; CONTAINS InterPro DOMAIN/s: eIF4-gamma/eIF5/eIF2-epsilon (InterPro:IPR003307), Armadillo-type fold (InterPro:IPR016024); BEST Arabidopsis thaliana protein match is: ARM repeat superfamily protein (TAIR:AT5G36230.1); Has 791 Blast hits to 789 proteins in 124 species: Archae - 0; Bacteria - 0; Metazoa - 528; Fungi - 56; Plants - 172; Viruses - 0; Other Eukaryotes - 35 (source: NCBI BLink).) is translated as MSSKEKPTLGGTRIKTRKRNIAAPLDPAAFSDALVQIYLDNAGDLELVARSLESSDLNFSRYGDIFFEVVFIGGRTQTGSVKSDEGERHPYSIIDCEPKREAILPSVVYIQKILRRKAFLIKNLENVTRRFLQSLELFEENERKKLAIFTALAFSQKLSGLPAETVFQPLLKDTLVAKGIVLNFVTDFFNEYLVENSLDDLISILRRGKMDDKLLEFLPPTKRTTESFAEHFTKAGLTALVEYNERKIFEVKLKEIKAVLTSQVTEEINVDEVTEMVKQQVKDAKLPETEVVHVIWDGIMNAVQWSGKNQQQNSNAVLRQVKTWAPLLNTLCSTGNMEMELMYKVQMQCYEDAKLMKVFPEVVRSLYELDVLAEDTILHWYRKGTNPKGRQTFVKGLEPFVNWLEEAEEEE
- a CDS encoding transmembrane protein, putative (DUF2358) (Uncharacterized conserved protein (DUF2358); FUNCTIONS IN: molecular_function unknown; INVOLVED IN: biological_process unknown; LOCATED IN: chloroplast; EXPRESSED IN: 21 plant structures; EXPRESSED DURING: 13 growth stages; CONTAINS InterPro DOMAIN/s: Protein of unknown function DUF2358 (InterPro:IPR018790); Has 45 Blast hits to 45 proteins in 18 species: Archae - 0; Bacteria - 4; Metazoa - 0; Fungi - 0; Plants - 41; Viruses - 0; Other Eukaryotes - 0 (source: NCBI BLink).): MTTSSFLLPASPPSAAFLRRRFFRHSWLSSKIHHRLPQVMNDSTRTEVSIDKSEVDKLVDKIDFGELCNDFECTSSPQVESTARQLVRDILEIREGNRAFACYAVSVKYKDPVRSFTGREKYKRPMWITSGLENPTVTVQEMVMLSTSVLRIKWTVKGKPKSILAAVSGDLIVKVKSEFTLNQISGQVFEHEESWDLSSSSPIAQAYFWTSRRLFAASESAKDVADVTKDLTANLTTRKEDTDIYRDPTDPNKFFQRDNSFERDVYQIALFLAIVYFVVQFLKNTI
- a CDS encoding Eukaryotic aspartyl protease family protein (Eukaryotic aspartyl protease family protein; FUNCTIONS IN: aspartic-type endopeptidase activity; INVOLVED IN: proteolysis; LOCATED IN: anchored to plasma membrane, plasma membrane, anchored to membrane; EXPRESSED IN: 10 plant structures; EXPRESSED DURING: L mature pollen stage, M germinated pollen stage, 4 anthesis, C globular stage, petal differentiation and expansion stage; CONTAINS InterPro DOMAIN/s: Peptidase aspartic (InterPro:IPR021109), Peptidase aspartic, catalytic (InterPro:IPR009007), Peptidase A1 (InterPro:IPR001461); BEST Arabidopsis thaliana protein match is: Eukaryotic aspartyl protease family protein (TAIR:AT5G36260.1); Has 3473 Blast hits to 3458 proteins in 317 species: Archae - 0; Bacteria - 0; Metazoa - 737; Fungi - 714; Plants - 1798; Viruses - 0; Other Eukaryotes - 224 (source: NCBI BLink).), encoding MELRRKLCIVVAVFVIVIEFASANFVFKAQHKFAGKKKNLEHFKSHDTRRHSRMLASIDLPLGGDSRVDSVGLYFTKIKLGSPPKEYHVQVDTGSDILWINCKPCPKCPTKTNLNFRLSLFDMNASSTSKKVGCDDDFCSFISQSDSCQPALGCSYHIVYADESTSDGKFIRDMLTLEQVTGDLKTGPLGQEVVFGCGSDQSGQLGNGDSAVDGVMGFGQSNTSVLSQLAATGDAKRVFSHCLDNVKGGGIFAVGVVDSPKVKTTPMVPNQMHYNVMLMGMDVDGTSLDLPRSIVRNGGTIVDSGTTLAYFPKVLYDSLIETILARQPVKLHIVEETFQCFSFSTNVDEAFPPVSFEFEDSVKLTVYPHDYLFTLEEELYCFGWQAGGLTTDERSEVILLGDLVLSNKLVVYDLDNEVIGWADHNCSSSIKIKDGSGGVYSVGADNLSSAPRLLMITKLLTILSPLIVMAFTSLA
- a CDS encoding Protein kinase superfamily protein (Protein kinase superfamily protein; FUNCTIONS IN: protein kinase activity, kinase activity, ATP binding; INVOLVED IN: protein amino acid phosphorylation; LOCATED IN: cellular_component unknown; CONTAINS InterPro DOMAIN/s: Protein kinase, catalytic domain (InterPro:IPR000719), Serine/threonine-protein kinase-like domain (InterPro:IPR017442), Protein kinase-like domain (InterPro:IPR011009); BEST Arabidopsis thaliana protein match is: Protein kinase superfamily protein (TAIR:AT1G65190.1); Has 23233 Blast hits to 22999 proteins in 991 species: Archae - 0; Bacteria - 1242; Metazoa - 1932; Fungi - 104; Plants - 19241; Viruses - 13; Other Eukaryotes - 701 (source: NCBI BLink).), producing the protein MGWLRKKKKPKSDIASERGAKLLEELIECCDGKSNPIKFFSADEILKATNDFSDSNFVLRLEVPFKWYSGKNENHPMILIKKDVGWWSGLRVDRLCRDIAVSSMVSGHKNFMKLVGCCLELDYPVMVYHSVKKHYKLEISEQPWKKRMKIAEDIATALAYLHTAFPRPFVYRILSHWNILLDEDGVAKLTDFSHCVSIPEGETFVRVDRDVGLYSYFADNYVRSGLVSDKTDVFAFGIFMGHRLLLGYEYYFEHYRGEEEESEDGFDSLMKRHARNLLSTLKEDRPMEEIADSKMIEKMGQISEQERCQMKAFLKLSLRCTGPSEEVPTMVEVAKELNKIQRSLFNDSSSLSSGQTQLDSAQDISSTVVLSN